In Onychostoma macrolepis isolate SWU-2019 chromosome 04, ASM1243209v1, whole genome shotgun sequence, one DNA window encodes the following:
- the mdm1 gene encoding nuclear protein MDM1 isoform X13 yields the protein MRLAGLRSDQSRITQEPQFISKRKVPFYPPQISSSFRWEGHDPSQQSQEKSRPVTPPAVTPVLRASSVERVVTPLAPRDPVPPEGTTAPSQQLQAEEQAAQTSTTAADQQQQRLNGINHVLRKRAGLRSERQRNGRLSSEYQRQFMWKTPAANSPLLAAHEMLYSNNRAIPPFKSNPVIMESEYKRSFKGSPPPRPPRLRRDVEQHEVPQLDAENNTTPEKSKRNKKKKKEQRQSRKSSPEEEVTHRQQQEVRSPCALRDSSPKVMRKGKTEYRSNFLSPLQYSYRDGAWAKIKTAKEEECEGFHEWYHEVQELREKADAYRKRAGGTHFSRQHLNQILSDHNWMWEPSSGTSSSSSIESEACRSTSSTPIIEALDLARTGSIRGRSSPGPSASVAASRRSSPGDARLHEDPTLPVQRKLAWDEEEGLGDRDESEISQEELTVEKNEGNPKDKHGDMKERNERLQVLETESSSVVDGSGDSIIRGRLPTPKLRTMQTVQRTHHDRTTPATGGALLVSPPNIKHSSRRVRRSEPPLGKPHSPYKHIIVGSPQRPHSKAESGSLPHSSPAAGLTTVDPLPMREDAWSEEEAEDYSTNLRQPKPSQRQQSSHRHRAAVPPPANRIQGTMRNPEFQHNGNLGIFRPELFVFPEAESSCVSDNGKITSLILADISSHKQLVTVTSLFYVCLAVLVGTGIRSTCALMW from the exons ATGCGACTGGCAGGACTGCGCTCTGACCAGTCAA GAATTACCCAGGAACCCCAATTCATATCCAAAAGGAAAGTGCCATTTTATCCACCTCAGATATCCAGTTCTTTCCGATGGGAAGGGCATGATCCATCTCAACAGAGTCAGGAGAAGAGCAGGCCTGTCACACCTCCAGCTGTCACACCTGTGCTCAGAGCCTCTAGTGTAGAAAGAGTAGTGACCCCTCTTGCCCCAAGAGACCCCGTGCCACCAGAGGGCACCACTGCACCATCTCAACAACTACAAGCAGAGGAGCAAGCAGCTCAGACATCCACCACTGCTGCAGACCAGCAGCAACAGAGACTAAATGGA ATTAACCATGTGCTAAGGAAACGAGCGGGACTGAGATCGGAGCGACAGAGGAATGGCCGTTTGAGCTCTGAGTACCAGAGACAGTTCATGTGGAAAACGCCTGCGGCCAATTCACCCCTGCTAGCTGCACATGAG ATGCTGTACAGTAACAACAGAGCCATCCCACCCTTCAAATCAAACCCAGTAATTATGGAGAGTGAGTACAAGAGAAGTTTCAAAGGATCACCTCCTCCCAGACCACCACGCCTGAGGCGAGATGTTGAACAACACGAGGTCCCGCAGCTTGATGCAGAGAACAACACAACCCCAGAGAAG AGTAAGAggaacaagaagaagaagaaggagcaACGACAGAGCAGAAAGTCAAGCCCCGAAGAGGAAGTTACCCATCGACAGCAACAGGAAGTGAGGTCACCCTGTGCCCTGAGAGACTCTTCGCCCAAGGTTATGAG GAAAGGGAAAACCGAGTACAGATCCAACTTTCTTTCTCCCCTACAGTATAGTTACAGAGATGGAGCATGGGCGAAGATCAAAACTGCAAAGGAGGAG GAGTGTGAAGGTTTTCACGAGTGGTATCATGAG GTGCAGGAGTTACGTGAGAAAGCTGATGCCTACAGGAAAAGGGCCGGGGGAACTCATTTTTCTCGGCAGCACCTGAATCAAATCCTGTCGGACCACAACTGGATGTGGGAGCCTTCCAGTGGCACttcttcctcatcctccatTGAATCTGAGGCCTGCAGAAGCACTAGTAGCACCCCTATCATCGAGGCTCTGGACCTGGCCag AACTGGTAGTATCAGGGGACGCTCTAGCCCTGGGCCTTCTGCTTCTGTGGCAGCCAGCAGGAGAAGCTCTCCTGGAGATGCTCGTCTTCATGAAGACCCCACCCTCCCTGTGCAGAGAAAGTTGGCCTGGGATGAAGAAGAGGGACTTGGAGATAGAGATGAGTCAGAGATTTCACAGGAGGAGCTAACAGTTGAAAAAAATGAGGGGAATCCAAAAGATAAGCATGGGGACATGAAGGAGAGAAATGAAAG GTTGCAGGTGTTGGAAACTGAGTCATCATCAGTGGTGGACGGGTCTGGAGATTCCATTATCAGGGGCAGATTGCCAACCCCCAAACTCAGGACCATGCAGACTGTGCAAAGAACACACCATGATCGGACCACTCCAGCCACTG GAGGAGCTTTGCTGGTCTCTCCTCCGAATATCAAACATTCCTCCAGGAGAGTTAGGAGGAGTGAACCACCTTTAGGAAAACCTCACTCTCCTTACAAACATATCATAGTTGGCTCTCCACAGCGGCCACATAGTAAG GCTGAGAGTGGAAGCTTGCCACATTCCTCACCAGCCGCTGGCCTGACCACTGTAGATCCACTTCCCATGCGAGAAGATGCCTGGTCTGAGGAGGAGGCGGAAGACTACTCCACCAATCTAAGACAACCCAAGCCATCGCAAAGACAACAGTCCAGCCACCGTCACCGAGCTGCTGTCCCTCCACCTGCCAACAGGATCCAGGGCACAATGAGAAACCCGGAATTTCAGCATAATG GTAACCTGGGAATTTTTCGGCCAGAGCTGTTTGTGTTTCCTGAAGCTGAATCTTCCTGTGTGTCAGATAATGGTAAAATCACTTCCTTAATATTAGCAGACATTAGCAGCCATAAGCAGTTAGTGACAGTTACTTCACTCTTTTATGTCTGTCTAGCAGTTTTGGTAGGAACAGGAATTAGATCAACGTGTGCTTTGATGTGGTGA